CTGTGTCAACAAGCACGAGTTTTCGCTTTTTCTTCTGCACCAACATGTTAGCAAATGcaatattcatattcatatatatatatatatatatatatatatatatatatatatattgcatGTGACAGGGATTTGTTGAaggttacattttcatttaaaccaGCGAgtagaatgaaaaataaagcttaaaaaactgAGCAGATGTGCCACAACACTGACATGAAACAACACTGAGATTCCAAAGAATAAATCATTAATGTGATTTGAATTAATTTAGCATACCACCTCATTATCTTTTCTTTAAACCATCAGATTATAAAAAAGATTCAAAGCTGTATTTTCCCTGCGTTATACTCAGTACTTTGCACTGATAAGTATGTTGATCTTTGAACTATCTATGGCTTGAGTTCTCACAAAGCCAAGACTCTGCCCTCTGTCATTGTGAATATTATCACCATGCACTCTCTAGAATGACATTCATTCATCAGGCCATCATCTCTATCACCTGTATTGTTAACTCTGCTGTTGATACTGAGGCCCCAACTTGTCTGACTGTGTCTGATTTAATTAACAAGCTTAGTTTGTCTGATATTATGAACTTAAAGACAGTTGGATGCCATTTTCACTGGAATCTGGTTTGTGTTCCTTTGACTgaattgatgtgtttttaatctgACCATAAGATGGTCTATTGGATGCTGagttatgtttaaaaatgttttaacggTGGCTTTCAACCCAGACCCCTTGCCTCTACTGAGGCATTAGTTCAAATCTTAGCCTGTGCTCATACAGATGCTGTTTTAAACAGGTTGAAAAAATTAGTAAGTCTCATTAGGGTCAAGGGAAacagggatgaagggatgaagATAAGGGATGAGGGCATGGCTCGAGGGATGAAGAGCTGAAGATACACGTTGTGGGACGGATGGATGAAGGTAAAAACACTGCTTTGTCCAGACCTTTGATCTCATGGTGGAATGGGACATTACATTTTCACGGACTCACTGCTAAGGTCATATGGCCCACCCTGACAGTGTGCCCGCTTTTGTTCACGTCAGGTGGCTGAGCCAAAGTCTCATCCCACCAATCTATTATGCTATTGAacattttttctccacagcAGAATTCTGtgacctggcacgccagatggatttgtttcacacatcaatctgTAAAATCACtcatatacagcgtttgggaaagggcagagcctttgaaaaaacttggagggtgattggatgaatgttctgtcacatcatTACGGGCTaatcagagctacaaaacaCGTGATATAACCTCTAacccctaccaaaggagtaaactccataaagaaatGTATAACTCAAagcatggcgactgtagacatgtcagtatacaacttctgtcatttttatgaaGAGCACAACTCtatgcttttctttgttcttcttttaacaaagaaatgtcaagttctgataaagctggcgCTCTAGCAGCATcaatgctaagctcttccaccataattgcatcggcctcttgctgttgcttgcttacgtcatgaaccctgccgcgcctgaaaatactgccccttgttgccgattggtcctgtcaccttccAACCGGGCccaacggttcagatgggagctttgcatgatggatttaccagtgagaaacacagaaactggcgtatccatctgctttgcaaggttaggataCTGACCTAATatctgtgatgtcacagtggaGTAGGACTTCCCCGCTAAAAATTCTCTCGCCCACTGCTTTTTCCAGCCCTTTTAACTCAGAGTGGAGTGGGATATTAAATATTTCAGAGATGTCATGATGTGACATGGCCCAACCCCAACGGCATGCCCACTTCTTGTGTGCACAAGATCCCCCAACTTGGTGTTCACGCCTGACGGCTGAAGCCCAGTGTCTGCTGGCTCGAGCTGCTAGGAAGGAGGACACGGAGGCAGAAGACGTGTGCAAAAcactttgcatttattttaaaacaccaTGTTAACACCAAGACATTTCAACACAGAATGACTCCCTTTTATAACTTCCCTCTGCTAATCATCCACTGGGATAAACCAACCCCCAGGTATTCACCATTCATCCTGTAATCCGCTGTGCTCTGAGAATCTTCCCCACACAGTGGAATTCTAGACATTAACCTAGAATCTGAGATGGGACAACGTGGAACTTCTTCTTCAACAGTAGAAACAGTTCCATGTTGTCccattaaaatcatgttttaatacAAAGGAAGTAATGCTTTTCTGAATGAATGTCTTTTAGCTCTGTAGCTGACACACTGCTTATTCTGAGCTCAGTGCTCTGTGTTTGCAGGTAAGTAACAGCATTTCACCCTCAAATAataatttacagacatttttacaacaaCACAATTCAAAGTACATCTTACTATTTAACTAAGTGCACGGGAGCtaacaacagaaaacatgagCTTAACATTTATCAGAGTGGGAAACTTTTCTTAAGATTAATATTGTCCACTATTACTCACGCAGGCTTTTCTGTTCTTCAGCATGGCATCACCACagtaacattttcaaaacacaTCTAACTTGACAGAAAGTAGCCGACACACTCCTCAATAGCCACCTGCAGTGCTTAAGCCTATACATGAGTTTTGAGTGTTTGTACACAATACTGATCTGTAAAACAGGAGAAATAATGACACAGAGAAAACTTGCAGCTGTTCTTCTGGTCGATCTTGCCAGGACGGCAAGCAAAAGGCCACTTCATAGTCAAGACAGTCCGGGTGCTGCAAGCGctctgctgccatctagtggtgagTACAGCACACATACATTTTAGCCTCTAAAGCTGCAGAGAACCAATTTGGAGGTCTGCATCCTCTTACAATTTTACAATAATTGAAATGAAAGACAtagcagcattttaaaaaaggaaaagaattGTCATGTATTACTGTTCTGTGCTGTCTGCAACACCATTAAGAAGCAACAAAGGGGTTATTAAGATTTTGCAATTCTGCATAATGGACATAAAAGCTTGTTTCTTCCCCTCAGTTTCTGTATAAATACCATGTAAGAGCGTATATAGATGTAGCCCATTCAACCTGACTGTATAAGCTAGAATGGACTAGTGTCTAAAATGACTCATGTAgacatttcagagcaaaaattctgcatattttagttttaaaagcttcaaatgttttcagatgTGGAGCAGATTTGAACTCAGGCTTCGTCATAAAAGTGGAAGCCAAGTTAAGACTTCACTAAGACCCTCCTCTTCATGGAATAAAGCAGAACTTGATAATCCCTGCCTCTTCTTTCTGAGAAACAGGAAGCTCCTCTCTGACAACATTTCCTTGTTCTCTCCCCATCAGATCTACAGTTTGAAGATGGGTGTGACCAACAGGAGCTGACCTTCACAGCACAAACACATGCTTTGTAGATCAGAGCTCAAACTAGTTTCATTTCTCAGGAAGTCAAACTCAGACGGTCATTGTCTCTGAGAGCTGAAATGGCGCAGAAAGGAGTTCAGCTGGATCAAGAAGCCTTCTCTTGTTCCATCTGTTTGGATCTACTGGTGGATCCGGTGACTGTTCCTTGTGGACACAGCTACTGCATGGAATGTCTTCAAACCCACTGGGATAAAGAAGATGAGAAGAAACTCTATAGCTGCCCTCAGTGCAGGCAGACCTTCACACCGAGGCCTgtcctgctgaaaaacaccATGTTAGCAGTTTTagtggaggagctggagaagaGCGGACTCCAAGCTGCTCCTGCTGATCACTGCTATGCTGGAGCTGAAGATGTGGCCTGTGATTTCTGCAGTGGGAGGAAACTGAAAGCCCAGAAGTCCTGTCTGCAATGTCTGGCCTCTTACTGTCAGAATCACCTTCAGCCTCATTTTGAAGTAGCTcctttaaagaaacacaagctAATGGAGCCATCCAAGAAGGTCCAGGAGAACGTCTGCTCTCGTCATGTTCAGGTGATGAAGATGTTCTGTCGCACTGATCAGCAGTCTATCTGTTATCTTTGCTCTGTGGATGAGCATAAAGGCCACGACACAgtctcagctgcagcagagagggctgagaggcagagagagctggaggtgagtCGACAAAACATCCAGCAGAGAATccaggacagagagaaagatgtgaAGCTGCTTCAACAGGAAGCAGAGGCCATCAATTGCTCCGCTGATAAAGCAGTGGAGGACAGCCAGAAGATCTTCACCCAGCTGATCCATCTCATGGAGAAACGACACTCCGATGTGACCCAGCAGGTCCGATCCCAGCAGGAAAGCCAAGTGAGTCGTGTcaaagagctggaggagaagcTGAGGCAGGAGATCGCTGAGCTGAAGAGGAGAGACGGCGAGCTGCAGACGCTGTCACAAACACAGGATCACAACCAGTTTCTACACGACTACCCCTCACTGTCAGCACTCAGACAACCTACACGCTCATCCAGCATCCATATCCGTCCTCTGAGGTACTTTGAAGACATGACAGTGGCTGTGTCAGCAGTCAGAGATAAACTACAGGATGTCCTGACAGAGACATGGACAAACATCTCACTCACAGGGACTGATGTGGATGTTTTACAGCCACAACCAGAGCCCAAGACCAGAGAGGAGTTCATCAGATATtcatgtgacatcacactgGATCCAAACACAGCAAACAGCTATCTGTTATTATCTGATGGGAACAGAAAAGTTAGATGGACGAGACAACAACAGTCTTATCGTAGTCACCCAGACAGATTCAGGGGAGAGTATCAGGTCCTGAGTCGAGAGAGTCTGACTGGACGTTGTTACTGGGAGGTGGAGTGGAGAGGATTTGTTTTTGTAGCAGTCACATACAAGAATATCAGCAGAACAGGGGACTGGAAGAAATGTGAATTTGGATGCAATGACAAATCTTGGGCATTCTATTGTTCTTACAGTGATTATGAATTTTGGTACAACAATGTCCATACTCCTGTCTCTGGTCCTCGGTCCCCAAGAGTGGGAGTGTACCTGGATCACAGAGCAGGTATTCTGTCCTTCTACAGCATCTCTGAAACCATGACTCTCCTCCACAGAGTCCACACCACATTCACTCAGCCTCTACATGCTGGACTTGTGATTTTGGACGGTTCCACAGCTGAGCTGTGTAAGCTGAAGTAGACAGAagtcatttaaagaaaaagtggGTTCAATTCTGTGTTTGAATCCTtcaccttgattttttttcatgtttgttgctgtttgttggACCTCATTCACCAAGTGTTCTTACTCACAAACTTGTTCTTACACAGTTTTGAagaagattctgacattcaGCAAAGTCTTCTTCTCTGTGATTTGTTCTCAGCTAAGAACCAAATCTAAGAAGACAGTCTGATATGACAGGATCAAATCACAGGATtggattttctttcatttagcACAATTATATTATTCAACAACTTCAATGAACACCATTTAAAGGAGTTTGATTTTGCTCATGCAATGACTGATGTAAACTCCAACATGTTCAATTGTGAATATAAACTAAGCACTAAGGCAAgaatttttcaatgaaaaatcaaagacaCATGGCTGTTTAATAACTAATCTGTCCCATGGTCAGTGCTTTTAGGTTTTATTGTTTGTCTTTAGAAGCGtttaatcattttcatgtcaacatttaacattttattcacatatCTTGTAATCATTGTTCCTCATTGTTGAGAccttaaataaaaatcattaatCCTTTATaagcctttgtttttttctctatcACTGAACTTTAGACAGAGTTCGTAAACACACAAATTAACAAGTTATAATTCAGGAATCAGTTCTCTGTTTGAATCTCTTGCTGGTTCTCCAACAGAGGTTCTTCCAGAAGACCTTCACTCAAGACCCTGAGAGGTCAGCATCAGAGCATTTCACACAGCCAAACACACGAGgatcttttttatctttaataatataaatataatatttgATGCCACAGAGtgagaaaaatagaataaaaaatccTCATGAGGTTGTCATGATTAATGCATGAAAAGGTCAAGATGTAAATCTCATCGCTGGTGCACACCTATATGGATTATATCATCGGGCCCCTCAGGGAATCAGGCGCTGGACTATTACGAACCCTTCCCGGACTGTAAAACCACTACTAACTGACTGAAACAGGGATGTTGATGAAAGCCTGGGACATGAATGATGCCACTGCTCCCTCTAGTGGCACAAATGTAAACTGCAATGTCAAaccctcaggacccaccatcttTCTGATGATGAACAGAGATCTAATGTTTAAACGGTTTGACCACTCCAGTATATAGGAGGAAAAATCAGGCAGTTTTGCAGCTCTTTATCATTGCTATaattgttgctaatgctagtatCAGAATGATCATTCTACATGTCAAATCCTGCAGATACCAAGCACATTGATTCTATTATCATGGACATTAACGTCTATTGTTGACCACTGGTGACTATTTTATCTTCTGACAGCAGCTTTgcatctattttatttatttgaaatgttaaaatgggtCACTAACATTGCATATCTgcaacaattccaaaaaagttaggacactgtgtaaaatataaacaaaaacaaaatgcaatggctgtcaaatctcacaaacccatattttatttacaatagaacataaacaacatgccagatgttgaaactgagacactttacaatttcatgaaaaatgctagcccattttgaatttgatggtagctcaaaaaaatctcaaaaaaagtagggacagggcaacgaAAGCCGAAAACGAAAGTaagtactaatgaaaaacagcaggagaagctgtttagagaggcagaggttcaccaatctatGAAAAAACTAGGCCtgaattgtggaacaatttcagaaaaatgttcctcaatgtaaaatgtTTAAGACTTTTACTATCCAATAGTCTACAGCAGGGGTGCCCAAATTCTTTTCAgtgaagggccaaaaatgaatcGGGTGGAGGGTTGCGGGCCAAAACTCAACATTTATGTTGCAATGCATGAAATTAACTATGCCTATAGAATcattgtgcaaaataaaactcatacaaagtaattttgaaaatgaataacactattctttattgtgtttcacaGTATGAAATTACTGAACATCCATATGGCACAAATACTAATTAGGCATACTACCTTGAAATCAATTTCAGTGAAAAAGTACTCATGTTTccaactatttttaaactttctcttatCTGTGTGCCACTGCCTCACACGCTCCATCTCTGCCATGACCCCAGCATCTTCTCACTGACCCACTCTCTGGTCATGGGCATCCAGATCTGAGCTGATGGAGCTCAACAGCCATCAAGAGCCACCTTACCCCCAGTGTAacacaatgttaatttgtggtcaggagagtaagtgcaacaataaataaatattgaaagaaatatttagactgctggcagtgggaaaataataataaaaaataagataaaataaaaaattagaaCATGGGCAGCGGGCCAAAAATAATGGCTCATGGGCCAAAGTTGGCCTGTGGGCCCCAAACTGGACAGCCCTAATCTACAGTCTACATCTTCAATGAAAgtttcagagaatctgaagaaatctctaAGCAGgggacaaggtcaaaggtcaatatttgataCTAGTGATCCTTGAGCCCTGCCTTAATaaaggcatgattctgtactgaaaatcCCTGCATGGGATCAGGAACACTTACAGGAATTGTCGTGTGTCTACACAGTTGGTCGTGCCATCCAAAAATCAAAGGTAAAGCTGTATCttacaaagaagaagccatatgtgccttctctgggccaaagctcatttaaaatggactgagacaaaatagaaaactgttctgt
The Cheilinus undulatus linkage group 5, ASM1832078v1, whole genome shotgun sequence DNA segment above includes these coding regions:
- the LOC121510489 gene encoding tripartite motif-containing protein 16-like is translated as MAQKGVQLDQEAFSCSICLDLLVDPVTVPCGHSYCMECLQTHWDKEDEKKLYSCPQCRQTFTPRPVLLKNTMLAVLVEELEKSGLQAAPADHCYAGAEDVACDFCSGRKLKAQKSCLQCLASYCQNHLQPHFEVAPLKKHKLMEPSKKVQENVCSRHVQVMKMFCRTDQQSICYLCSVDEHKGHDTVSAAAERAERQRELEVSRQNIQQRIQDREKDVKLLQQEAEAINCSADKAVEDSQKIFTQLIHLMEKRHSDVTQQVRSQQESQVSRVKELEEKLRQEIAELKRRDGELQTLSQTQDHNQFLHDYPSLSALRQPTRSSSIHIRPLRYFEDMTVAVSAVRDKLQDVLTETWTNISLTGTDVDVLQPQPEPKTREEFIRYSCDITLDPNTANSYLLLSDGNRKVRWTRQQQSYRSHPDRFRGEYQVLSRESLTGRCYWEVEWRGFVFVAVTYKNISRTGDWKKCEFGCNDKSWAFYCSYSDYEFWYNNVHTPVSGPRSPRVGVYLDHRAGILSFYSISETMTLLHRVHTTFTQPLHAGLVILDGSTAELCKLK